In the genome of Osmerus mordax isolate fOsmMor3 chromosome 15, fOsmMor3.pri, whole genome shotgun sequence, one region contains:
- the tm9sf1 gene encoding transmembrane 9 superfamily member 1, which produces MNGAKKLVPRAAGQMLLFVLCLLPHFGWAANFKQGDPVTLYVNKVGPYHNPQETYHYYTLPVCRPKEVHHKSLSLGEVLDGDRMAESLYDIRFRENTEKKQLCQLTLTEKEVDQLREAVEELYYFEFVLDDIPIWGFVGYMEESGFLPHSHKVGLWTHLDFNIEYNGDSVIFGNVSVKDVKPVPLEEAGGGGGGPGGGLQVTHTYSVRWYESPLSAARRGERLRDHSFFPKTLEIHWLSIINSLVLVVLLLGFVIIILMRVLKNDFARYNVEEEGGCEDMDQGDNGWKIIHTDVFRFPPYKSLLCAVLGVGAQFLTLATGIIVLALLGMFNVHRHGAINSAAIVLYALTSCVSGYCSCGFYTQLHGQRWVWNIILTSSLFSAPLFLTWSVVNSVHWWSGSTQALPASTVLLLLGAWVLVGFPLTVIGGIVGRNRAGSFQAPCRTRNIPRQIPQQPWYKHTAVHMAIGGFLPFSAISVELYYIFATVWGREHYTLYGILLCVFAILLSVGACISVALTYFLLSGEDYRWWWRSIMSAGSTGIFIFVYSLFYYRNRSSMSGMVQSAEFFGYSLLTALVFSLMLGTVSFWASLAFIRYIYRSLKMD; this is translated from the exons ATGAATGGAGCGAAAAAGCTTGTCCCGCGAGCAGCTGGCCAGATGTTGCTCTTTGTATTGTGCCTTTTGCCACATTTCGGGTGGGCAGCAAACTTCAAGCAAGGGGACCCGGTTACTCTCTATGTAAACAAAGTTGGGCCTTATCACAACCCCCAGGAAACGTATCATTATTACACATTGCCTGTTTGCAGGCCGAAAGAG GTGCACCACAAGTCTCTGAGCCTGGGAGAAGTCCTGGATGGAGACAGGATGGCAGAGTCTCTCTACGACATTCGCTtcagagagaacacagagaaaAAACAGCTGTGCCAGCTGACGCTCACAGAGAAAGAG GTGGACCAGCTCagagaggctgtggaggagcTGTACTACTTTGAGTTTGTCCTGGACGACATTCCGATCTGGGGCTTTGTGGGATACATGGAGGAGAGCGGCTTCTTACCTCACAGTCACAAG GTGGGTCTGTGGACACACCTGGACTTCAACATCGAGTACAACGGCGACTCTGTGATCTTCGGCAATGTGTCTGTGAAGGACGTGAAGCCCGTGCCCCTGGAGGAAGCAGGCGGTGGGGGCGGCGGGCCGGGCGGGGGGCTGCAGGTCACCCACACCTATAGCGTGCGCTGGTACGAGAGCCCGCTGAGTGCAGCGCGGCgcggggagaggctgagggatcACTCCTTCTTCCCCAAGACCCTGGAGATCCACTGGCTCTCCATCATCAACTccctggtgctggtggtgctgctgctgggctttgtcatcatcatcctcatgagGGTGCTGAAGAACGACTTCGCCAG GTAtaacgtggaggaggaggggggctgtgaggatATGGACCAGGGGGACAACGGCTGGAAGATCATCCACACAGACGTGTTCCGCTTCCCCCCCTACAAGAGCCTGCTGTGTGCCGTGCTGGGAGTAGGAGCTCAGTTCCTGACCCTGGCAAcag gcatCATTGTCCTGGCGTTGCTGGGGATGTTCAATGTGCATCGTCATGGCGCCATCAACTCAGCTGCCATCGTGCTGTACGCTCTGAcgagctgtgtgtctgggtattGTTCCTGCGGCTTCTACACACAGCTCCACGGGCAGCGCTGGGTGTGGAAcatcatcctcacctcctcgctCTTCTCCG cccccctcttcCTGACGTGGAGTGTGGTGAACTCGGTCCACTGGTGGAGCGGCTCCACCCAGGCTCTGCCCGCCTCCaccgtgctgctgctgctgggtgcCTGGGTGCTGGTGGGCTTCCCTCTCACCGTGATCGGGGGCATCGTGGGGAGGAACCGGGCCGGAAGCTTCCAGGCGCCCTGCCGCACGCGCAACATCCCCCGGCAGATCCCCCAGCAGCCCTGGTACAAGCACACAGCCGTGCACATGGCCATAGGGGGCTTCCTGCCCTTCAG tgccaTCTCAGTAGAGCTGTACTACATCTTTGCCACGGTGTGGGGCCGTGAGCACTACACGCTGTACGgcatcctgctgtgtgtgtttgctatcCTGCTCTCCGTGGGCGCGTGCATCTCCGTGGCGCTCACCTACTTCCTGCTCTCGGGGGAGGACTACCGCTGGTGGTGGCGCAGCATCATGAGCGCCGGCTCCACCGGCATCTTCATCTTTGTGTACTCGCTGTTCTACTACCGGAACCGCTCCTCCATGAGCGGGATGGTCCAAAGCGCAGAGTTCTTCGGGTACTCGCTGCTCACGGCGCTGGTGTTCTCCCTCATGCTGGGAACAGTGTCCTTCTGGGCATCACTGGCGTTCATACGCTACATCTACCGCAGCCTCAAGATGGactag